From Insulibacter thermoxylanivorax:
GGCGATGGAGGAATCGACCAGCGCAGCATAATCCGGATTGATATAAGCCGTTGCCCCGACGAAGGGATTGTCGACGCGCTGCGTCTGTGCAAAACCTTGAACAGAGAGCATTGGAATGAGCAATCCAGCGGTTAGGGTGATGGAAAGAGCTGTCTTTACACACTTCTTCCATACACGTTTAGCTGCAAACCTCATAACATTTACTCCTCTCAATCTTTTATTTAATGGGGTTAAATAATCGTGTTTCTTCGATAACCTTCACCTCCAATTTCTGGGGTCTGTTCTTTAATACGTCGAAGAAAGCGTTTTTATGGGGGTTGATGAGCGAATTTCTTTTTATCCGGTGATCAAATTCTGCTGCGTCGGCGTGTCTTTATCCAGCTTAAAAGCAACGGTACAATCATCGAAGCTGAGCTCATAGTCACCCATAAAACCTTCAAAGGTGACCGTTCCATCATCATTGGTAGCACAGGTGATATTGGTTGACCATTCTTCTTTGATCAAACGCTTCACTACTTCATAGGACGGTTTTGGGCTGTTATCCTTGCGCACGAATCCGGCAGGGGCACCAAGCCAAGCACCGTCATCGCTGAACTTCCAGTTGACGATGGATTCCACCAGAGGATGTTCAAAGAGGATGGTGTAAAACTCCTCGATTTCTCTCGCTTGCCGTTCTTCATATTCCGGAGTTGTCGGCCAATCATCGATCTGGTAGTCGTTCAAATCCACGATCTCCGGCGGCATCAGATGTCCGGAGGTCAGGGTATTCTCAGTAAAATGTATCGGCAGTCCAAACTGCGAGAATCGCTCCAAAACTTCTTCCAATTTCTCACGTCCCCAATAGCCTTGATGTTGATGGGACTGGATGCCGATGACATCGATGGAAACGCCGGCGTTCAGGCAGCCGTCGATCAGAATTTCGTAATTAATAGAGGTATTAAAATCATTTAAGATCAGCGTAGCTTCCGGGTTGCATTCCCGTGCTTTGGCGAACATCTCTTTCACCATGCGGACACGGCCGAGTTCCTTGCACAGCCTGGTGATACCGTTATCATATTTATCGAAGATCGGCATGATTACGACCTCATTGATCACATCCCAAGTATCGACGACACCTCTGAAAGCTGTGACATCTCGCTCGATGCGGGCAAGCTGTGCTTGCAGGATTTCCTCGTTGCTCAGATCAAGAAGCCACGGAGCCGTAAGCGTATGCCATACTAGAGGATGCCCTTTTACGGCGACGTTGCGCTCGCGCAGCCAGTTCGCAGCTGCCATGAGTTCGTCTGTCTGCGGTTTGCCTTGCTCCGGTTCGAATCTTGCCCAATAGAAAGGGAGCGTCGCTGCGTTGAAGACATCCAAGAACAGCCTCATCTTCTCTTCTTGGAAGGCGAGACGATCTTCTGGAACATTCCGGTTAGCGACGTCTATGGCATCGAAGGCGCCGCATCCGAAGAGGAACTTGTGATTTGTAAGCCGGATCGATACTTCCTTGCCTGCTATAGGCTGACCAGCGGAATCAAGAATCCTAAGAGTCGTAGTTGCTTTGCGATGTGCTAATTTGTCCATCGTATGACCTCCAATTCTGTATGTACTGGTTTTGCGGATGATGTAAACGTTTCCTTATCATTGTATCAGAGTTTTTATATTTGATATATGCAATATGTGGCATATGACAATATACGACAATTTGCTGCGACAATTGTTAATAATATGTTGAAATATTCTGAAAATTCATATAAAATGTCTGAAAAAAGTCCAACAAGTCTACATATTTATGACTGTTTTCGACAGCATGTTCCAGTTCAGGTATGTCAAAATGTAAATAAATTTCGTCTATCTTTACAGGGGGGTGTAGTTATAGAAGTTTGCAGAAGAAGGTTTCTTAATATTCGAAATATCATTAAAAGGAGTGATTAGATGAAAGTCTTTCAGCGAAAATGGCTGCTGATGTTCATCTTTGTCTTTGCACTTACAGGACTGCTGAGTGCTTGCCAGACAAACAGGGGGAATGAGGGGGACGGAGGAACGTTCACCTTCTCCAGCTTCTCAGATATCGTCTCGATTAATCCGTTATTCATGCAAGACACTGCTTCCAGCGATGCCGCTCATTGGCTCCTTGCAAAACTGTATGATCTGAATCGCGAAGGGCTCGTGGTAGCAGAACCATGGTCAATCGCTGCAGAAGAACCGATTATCTCAGATGATGGACTGACTTATACCGTTAAGTTAAAGGATTACGCCAAGTGGAGCGACGGTACACCGATCACGGCTGACGATATCATCTTCACGATCGAGACAGCCATGAATCCCGATACCGGATCGCCGATGATCGCACAATTCGATAAGATCGAATCGATGAAGAAAATTGATGAGCATACGGTAGAAATCAAACTCTCTACGACTTATGCACCGTTCATCTATTCTCTGGTCTTCGAACCAGCACCGGCTCATATCCTGAAAGATATTCCAGTCAAAGAATTGAAAGCGCATTCCTATGGATCTGACCCTGAGATTACGGTAACAAGCGGCCCATGGCTCTGGA
This genomic window contains:
- a CDS encoding endo-1,4-beta-xylanase, which translates into the protein MDKLAHRKATTTLRILDSAGQPIAGKEVSIRLTNHKFLFGCGAFDAIDVANRNVPEDRLAFQEEKMRLFLDVFNAATLPFYWARFEPEQGKPQTDELMAAANWLRERNVAVKGHPLVWHTLTAPWLLDLSNEEILQAQLARIERDVTAFRGVVDTWDVINEVVIMPIFDKYDNGITRLCKELGRVRMVKEMFAKARECNPEATLILNDFNTSINYEILIDGCLNAGVSIDVIGIQSHQHQGYWGREKLEEVLERFSQFGLPIHFTENTLTSGHLMPPEIVDLNDYQIDDWPTTPEYEERQAREIEEFYTILFEHPLVESIVNWKFSDDGAWLGAPAGFVRKDNSPKPSYEVVKRLIKEEWSTNITCATNDDGTVTFEGFMGDYELSFDDCTVAFKLDKDTPTQQNLITG